GAGAACCCCGGCGATCCCCTGCACGATCCACTTTCTGACGGTCATCATCGGCGCCCCTGCCGGCCTTCGCCCCCCTGACATCTCAACTCTCCCCGCTTTCGACGCCGCCACGGATGCCGCCCGTTGCCTCGCGCGCGACCCGCGGCCCGCCCCTGCGCGTCCAGCGCCGCACGAGGCCATACAGAAAGATACAGCGCAGCGCGGAAACGCCATCGCGCCACCCGATCTTCTTCCCCTCTGCGTACGTCCGTCCCGCGTACGAGATCCCCACCTCGTACACGCGCCAGCCGCCCATGGCGACCTTCGCCGTGATTTCCGGCTCGACGCCGAAGGCCCGCTCCTCGATCGTGAGCTGCTCGATCACTTCCCTTCGGAAGCACTTATAGCACGTCTCCATATCCGTGAGGTTGAGGTTCGTCACCATGTTCGACAGCCGAGTCAGCCAGCGGTTCCCCACGTAGTGCCAGTAGTAGAGGACGCGGTGCGGCTGGCCGCCCATGAATCGCGACCCGTAGACGACATCCGCCCGGCCGGCGAGGATCGGTTCGAGGAGGCGTGGATACTCGGCGGGGTCGTATTCGAGATCGGCGTCCTGGATGATGATGATATCGCCGCTGACACCCCGGAACCCCGTGGAGAGCGCGGCGCCCTTCCCCCGGTTCCGCTCGTGAACGAAGATCCTGTCGACCAGCCCCTCCGCTTCCAGCCGGCTCAGGATCGACGCAGACGCGTCGGCCGAGCCGTCGTCGACCGCGACGAGTTCCACATCCGGGGCGACCTCCCTCACGCGCCGGACGATG
This genomic interval from Candidatus Palauibacter australiensis contains the following:
- a CDS encoding glycosyltransferase family 2 protein; its protein translation is MIVRGGDGQEMGRAQVSVVMPVYNEAATLEAIVRRVREVAPDVELVAVDDGSADASASILSRLEAEGLVDRIFVHERNRGKGAALSTGFRGVSGDIIIIQDADLEYDPAEYPRLLEPILAGRADVVYGSRFMGGQPHRVLYYWHYVGNRWLTRLSNMVTNLNLTDMETCYKCFRREVIEQLTIEERAFGVEPEITAKVAMGGWRVYEVGISYAGRTYAEGKKIGWRDGVSALRCIFLYGLVRRWTRRGGPRVAREATGGIRGGVESGES